The Vitis riparia cultivar Riparia Gloire de Montpellier isolate 1030 chromosome 10, EGFV_Vit.rip_1.0, whole genome shotgun sequence genome includes a region encoding these proteins:
- the LOC117924036 gene encoding ubiquitin domain-containing protein 1-like, producing MGCTGSSRAKGDESSKKIRRPKPWKHSQPLTRTQLKQMRDEFWDTAPHYGGQKEIWDALRAATEADLTLAQAIVDSAGVIVQSADLTTCYDERGAKYELPKYVLSEPTNLIRDN from the exons ATGGGGTGTACTGGATCGTCGCGCGCAAAAGGAGACG AAAGTTCTAAGAAAATACGAAGGCCAAAGCCTTGGAAGCATTCTCAACCATTAACAAGGACACAACTGAAGCAGATGCGTGATGAGTTCTGGGACACTGCTCCCCATTATGGTGGACAGAAAG AGATTTGGGATGCACTCCGAGCTGCTACTGAAGCTGATTTAACCCTTGCACAAGCAATTGTGGACAGTGCCGGTGTGATTGTTCAAAGCGCTGACTTGACAACCTGTTACGATGAGAGAG GTGCTAAGTATGAACTACCCAAGTATGTTTTGAGTGAACCAACCAATCTGATTCGCGATAattga
- the LOC117922847 gene encoding ER lumen protein-retaining receptor A-like — MNIFRLAGDMTHLMSILVLLLKIYATKSCSGISLKTQELYALVFLTRYLDLFTDFISVYNTVMKLVFIGSSLAIVWCMRMHRTVKRSYDGQLDTFRHYFLVAACFLSALIVHDKFTFQEIFWAFSIYLEAVAILPQLVLLQRSGNVDNLTGQYVFFLGAYRALYILNWIYRYFTEQHFSRWIACISGLVQTALYADFFYYYFISWKNNSKLQLPA, encoded by the exons ATGAACATCTTCCGATTAGCAGGCGACATGACCCATTTGATGAGTATTCTGGTTCTTCTTCTCAAAATTTACGCCACCAAATCTTGTTCAG GGATTTCGCTCAAGACTCAGGAGCTCTACGCGCTTGTGTTTCTGACTCGGTATTTGGATCTGTTCACGGACTTCATCTCAGTCTATAACACTGTGATGAAGCTGGTGTTCATTGGGAGCTCTCTGGCGATTGTGTGGTGCATGAGGATGCACAGAACCGTGAAGAGGTCATATGACGGACAACTCGACACCTTTCGCCATTATTTTCTAGTAGCTGCGTGCTTTTTGTCGGCGCTTATCGTTCACGATAAGTTCACATTTCAAGAG ATCTTCTGggcattttcaatatatttggaGGCTGTTGCCATTCTTCCCCAGTTAGTTTTGCTCCAACGAAGTGGAAATGTGGACAATTTAACGGGGCaatatgttttctttcttgg GGCCTATCGTGCATTATACATCCTCAACTGGATTTACCGTTATTTCACGGAGCAACATTTTAGCCGATGGATAG CCTGCATTTCTGGTCTGGTCCAAACAGCACTTTATGCAGATTTCTTCTACTACTACTTTATTAG CTGGAAGAACAATTCCAAGCTGCAGTTGCCTGCTTGA